The following proteins come from a genomic window of Frankia casuarinae:
- a CDS encoding TerD family protein, with protein MGIDYSKRPATPAAGSGPVSLSKVTLTKSAPTVSLSKQGGGGRLHVNLNWNQQPGGGQQKGGFLKRVLGAAGGGIDLDLAALFELSDGRAGVVQALGDAFGSFTDPPFINLDADDRTGAAVGGENLYVNLAAISQIRRILVFAFIYEGVASFDQADAVVTLTPAQGAPIEVRLDEQAGGARMCAIALLTNTGNDFKVSREVRYVSGHRELDEAYGWGLNWTAGRK; from the coding sequence ATGGGCATCGACTACAGCAAACGTCCCGCCACACCGGCGGCCGGTTCCGGCCCGGTCTCGCTGAGCAAGGTGACACTGACGAAATCCGCGCCGACCGTCTCGCTGAGCAAGCAGGGTGGTGGCGGGCGGCTGCACGTGAACCTCAACTGGAACCAGCAGCCGGGCGGCGGCCAGCAGAAGGGCGGCTTCCTCAAGCGGGTGCTGGGCGCCGCGGGCGGCGGCATTGATCTCGACCTCGCCGCGTTGTTCGAGCTCTCCGACGGCCGTGCGGGTGTGGTCCAGGCCTTGGGTGATGCGTTCGGCTCCTTCACGGATCCCCCCTTCATCAACCTCGACGCGGACGACCGCACGGGCGCCGCGGTCGGTGGCGAGAACCTGTACGTGAACCTCGCCGCCATCTCCCAGATCCGCCGCATCCTCGTGTTCGCCTTCATCTACGAGGGGGTGGCCTCGTTCGACCAGGCCGACGCGGTGGTCACCCTGACTCCGGCGCAGGGTGCCCCGATCGAGGTCCGGCTGGACGAGCAGGCCGGTGGCGCCCGGATGTGCGCCATCGCCCTGCTGACCAACACCGGCAACGACTTCAAGGTCAGCCGGGAGGTCCGCTACGTCAGCGGTCACCGCGAGCTCGACGAGGCCTACGGCTGGGGCCTGAACTGGACTGCCGGCCGCAAGTGA